The DNA segment TTTCGAATTCAATTCTTCAAAACATTACCCCATtgcatttctcatcaattcaaattaAGCTAAAAATAAATGAATCTACCTGATTCTTTTGCCATGCGTCCGGTATGTTCATCCTCAATGATCTACAAATCAAGCCAAAATTCGTGTAATTAACAACCCTAATAACAATTATCTTTGTATAAACACCAATATTTCGCTAAAGTTCTAACCTTTTTGGAGGCATTAACGAGACAAATTCGAACACTCTTTCTGTACCCTTGAGGAGGCGTTTCCATCGATAAGGCTGTTAGAGATAACGAAGTAGAAACCTTCGAGGATTTATTCTTCCACGTCAACAATGGCACGCCCGCAAATTTGCCAAGTTTTGAAGGGCAACTTCGACCTGAGAAGCGATAATATTGAGGATTTCGTGGAAGCTCATGCGACCCCCATTGCGATGCGTCGTTTTTACAGTTTCCGGTAAGTTACTTGGGAAAAAGCCATTAACCATCTGGTTTCCTCTCACGCGCTCTGCTATTAATTTATGCTATTCCGAAAAATTAAGAATCACATTTTTAATATAGAATTattgaattatttaaaaaaattagaaaatgctaaaagataattaattttgataaactcaatacttaattattaaaaaaatttaatatgaaaatatataaattaataaaataataaattattaaatttatatatttataaaatattgacaattataaaattataatttttttataataaatttctcttctataattttttatttttattgatatatttttatttttattaatttattctaaaaattataaatgcaCGTACAATACATAtatcatgaaaataaaaaattattatattattataataacaaTCAATATattctataaaaaaataataaaaaattatatataaaaatattaaattacggATACATACAACGAGTGAAGAAAATGTACAAcacacatttaaaaaaaatagtataattaaaatatgtaatcactcataaaaataaataaataaagactattaaataaaatacaaaagTACCATCATAACGATCAATAACAaaggcaaataaaaaaaataaagataaaaggaAATATATGAAGAATCAAAATTAGAAACTCATCTTTgtatatataaacaaattttaaGAATGAGAGtaaaaaatttgaataaaaataataaaaaaaataacaaatcaaaaaataatttgaaagcaTTAAATGATAGAAAAAAGCTTGGTAATTTACAAATGGCACAAAATACTGACTATTTATAGGAAAAATgatgaaaaaaaattcaaaataaatttaattcaatcattaaataattttaatttgaaaacttTATACCATTAACTTTTGCATTGAAAGTTTGGCTATTCAATAATCAATGACcactaaatataatttattattttattcttttaattcatACGGAACATAAAACATTAATATAATAGTATtaaaaaaagtaataattaataaattatatatatattacaataaaaatatcaaaaataactaaaaaagcataaaattaataatattaaattaatatgtgaaaaataaaattttatttcaatcgtttattaattatattataaaaatatcaaaaaaataattaaatattaaatattaataaaaatattaatgatgCGTAAGTAATAACAAAAGCATTGTGAAATGATTTATATTAACTAAAATAATGATATTAatcattcattaattttattataaaaaataagaaaataatataaaattgaatattaatagaaatttaaataaaatattaaagtaaataccattaaaagagaaatatatatatatatatttgtatttCCCAGTGGCAGCTGGTGAAGACGTTTCCAATTACACTTTCAGCAGTCCTGAAGTGATGAGAGTTTTTATTAAGCTAATAAtcctatttaaattaaaattaattaattaagttattctATGTTAAATAGTATTTTCCTAATCGATTTAAGATTTAACCTTCGgatttttgttaataaaaaatatttggtAGGCTAATTTCTCTTTACTTTTATTCTTGTGTTGAATGTATATCATCTCCCTCATTCTCTCGAGATTTTCTGTTTGGTTATGGCATGGAGACAAGGCTTAGCTAAAGCTAGCGTGAGCTTTTTAATTAATAGTATTGcataaattttatgaattaaattcagtattatcattatttttttttctttctgtgTTGTTTTTTTAGTGAAAATGGCAAAAACTAAGGCTTCCTCAAAAAAGCAGCAAAAGCGTGGTGTTGATTTCAAGGTGATTGCTAGCAACACTCTACCATTACTGTTTTATGTACTGAATTTTATGCCTTTTATTGATGGATTTCTTTTAatgtttagatagctatagagattatgattaaaattgatattttactctctgagtcgaacgctctttcttgttcaccatatttttccagacTAGAGGAgaagacctttttcagaataacctgttcctTCCCTCACaggttataaaaaataaaaaaatttcttaactgtattattattatatacatttgtaatttagaactctgcatgtaCTAATAGTAGCATTAATCTAGTTAGGGACTGCATGAGTTTAAGTTTTgtattaacaaataaaatttttttatgagttttaaatagttgtaaatgatgtaacagggttgagctgggctcccctaattttagtttctgataattactgggctaagttggcccgaaataaaattataacagtttaatttaaattattttatatgcatattgggcctaaattgtgggcttggtcatgggttgagaacagtaaggcttactacgggccttgggggctttatgccggcccaggtcctagtgccggtccggcccataggttgggtcgtgacaaataaatagttaaaatgtatattatatgatatacttatactattatattatataatatatttaatcttaaattatatatgcaccttatattaaagattatataatttaggtatagctaaaagatatattatatgatatattatatattaataactcaattcaaaacttaaatgctaattcaagtatgactttttaaggaaataattatataaaattattttaagaaccgaTAACCGAACTGAAATCAAATCAAACGAATCGGGCAGAAAAAGCATCTGAATCAAATCAAAACAATGAAGAACGAGCGAATCGtaccaaattttcaaaattagtTCGATTTGGTTCCTAAGCGATAAAGTGTTGATTCAGTTTATTTCGGGATTTGCCTAGAAACCGAAATCGAACCGAAATTTCGAAATTTTGGTACGGTTCATATTCGATTCTTTATTGTTTCGGTTTCAGTTTGGTACAGTTCTCGGTTTTTTGATTCCGGTTTGATTCGGTACGATTCCAGTTCAGTTCtcggttcttaaaataattttatgtaattattttcttaaaaagtcatacttgaattagcatttaagttttgaattgagttattaatacataatatatcatataatatatcttttagctatatctaaattatataatatttaattatgagGTGCATATATAACttaggattaaatatattatataatatataaatatatcatataatatacattttaactatttattaatcatataatatttaactataagaaacaaatataattaagaattaatatatatatatatatatatatatatatatatatataaaagataatagtatatttataattaagaatgataaagtaatttaatgtatttataactaaaattattaaaaaaatatagaaaaatgaaatgtaatattaagttatatttaatttataattatatatacatacataagtatatataattatattgaaagcatataatacatttaaaaaaaaaacatagaaaaGCATATATATAAATTCGGTTCTTGGTTCGGTTATTAGTAAAGAACTAGAACCGaactaaagtatcaaaataaattcGGTTCGGTACGGTTCTTGCTGGTTTGATACGGtttttcagttcggttcggttctcTCAAGAACCGTGCACAGTCATACTAGGCAAATCCCAAACTAAACTGGAACCGAACACCCCTACTTATAAACAAAATTACCTCATTTCTTTGAAAAGAAAGCTCTGACATCTAGGTCACTGGAACTAGCTGGATGCAATGAAACAATAGTTCTGAAAACAGAAGGAAACAACATTTCAATTACAACAGCCTTATCGGTGGTGACaggtgtagacccttattttgtgatgagtatgtgtattgagaccgtgggaaacccgatgatgaaaaattatataactgtaagatgtaattggaggcatggagctgaattattaattccgtgggatgatcttgaaataataataataataataataataataataataataataataataataataataataaagttttggggaaattaatttaattaaatttaaataaaattttattttgtttaaatttaatatgggtagttcttaaatggatctaattaagtttaattgggttccatgggcctaagaaagcctaggaattttaaatgggacccatttaattattttctgaaaattaaaataacaaaatatctctctccttcttggccccactctcttcctcactccctattggtgtcaccctctttccctctctttctattggttggaacacctcacccatattccagtctcatccaaattcatcaatcataatcatttatctgaactttatcacactaggactccaaaccctaccacactccgccttccattttttcctgtcttcctattagtTGAACACCTCACCAATattccagtcttattcgaattctgcaatcgtagttgtttaagtcatctaaactatATCACCAAAAACTCCAAATCCTATCACacatctctcccaaaaccctataaataccctactagagaagggaagaagggaaTAATGGAAGAGGatgaaaaaggaagagaaaattcagagctataggaaatttagagatattcaaactcttggagttcttccttattttttcctttcttcaagaagattttcatacaagatttctggaaggtcagtttttattattttcttttcaagatctatgccatacaatattttaattctatgctctttgtcttcaatttattttatatgttcatatagatcatataatcatgtttaatttgaggagatacacaactctgcacatgtttagtttctgtctctcgtatttttattatttttctttattttctgaatctgtaaaaaatttgtaaaaattatattcatattctacacgaaattccattaattttaggctcaagaatcactaaaaaagctttaatattttgtaagttatgactgtttgaagttagggttcctgtaaaatctgatttgcaggatatctgaCTTGTGGAGcctatatctcccttgtttcttaatatttttgtataaatctagtgtctaaaattaacttcagaatcttatgaatctttttcaattggttttgcattcatatctattatggttaatgagttatgaattttacaaaaaagtagtacgattctgttacttagaaaagttacgatttatgtagaccattcggctagggttttgtttgatttataaattttatgatcttgtatgatatgtaggctgtcttctgtaatttttttatgatttttagacatgtataactatttttaaaaaatcggatttcttgctaccattaatctgccagaatttggaaattgtatatttatgcatgttcttgtattttcttgggttttaattgatatttgatctatttttctgtgttcttttaattcaagaagtgttatgaagtgtttggatcatgttagaatacttagaccattaggtggttgtaactaattagaaatcttaaccctttaggaggctagagttagaatctaatgtaaattgttattaaaaaaaatagtataattaaaatatgtcatcactcataaaaataaataaataaagactattaaataaaatataaaagtgcCATCATAACGATCAATAACAaaggcaaataaaaaaaataaagataaaaggaAATATATGAAGAATCAAAATTGGAAACTCATCtttttatatataaacaaattttaaGAATGAGAGtaaaaaatttgaataaaaataataaaaaatataacaaatcAAAAAACAATTTGAAAGCATTAAATGATAGAAAAAAGCTTGGTAATTTACAAATGGCACAAAATCCTGACTATTTATAGGAAAAAtgatgaaaaaaaatttaaaataaatttaattcaatcattaaataattttaatttgaaaacttTATACCATTAACTTTTGCATTGAAAGTTTGGCTATTCAACAATCAATGACcactaaatataatttattattttattcttttaattcatACGAAACATAAAACATTAATATAATAGTATtaaaaaaagtaataattaataaattatatatatatatatatatatatattacaataaaaatatcaaaaataactaaaaaagcataaaattaataatattaaattaatatgtgaaaaataaaattttatttcaatcgtttattaattatattataaaaatatcaaaaaataattaaaaattaaaaattaataaaaatataaatgatgcGTAAGTAATAACAAAAGCATTGTGAAATGATTTATATTAACTAAAATAATGATATTAatcattcattaattttattataaaaaataagaaaataatataaaattgaatagtaatagaaatttaaataaaatattaaagtaaataccatatatatatatatatatatatatatatatatttgtgtttCCCGGTGACAGCTGGTGAAGACGTTTCCAAGTACACTTTCAGCAGTCCTAAAGTGATGAGAGTTTTTATTAAGCTAATAattctatttaaattaaaattagttaattaagttaTTCTATGTTAAATAGTATTTTCCTAATCGATTTAAGATTTAACCTTTGGATTTTTGTCAATAAAATATATTTGGTAGGCTAATTTCTCTCTACTTTTATTCTTTGTGTTGAATGTATATCATCTCCCTCACTCTCTCGAGATTTTCTATTTGGTTATGGCATGGAGACAAGGCTTAGCTAAAGCTAGCATGAGCTTTTTAATTAATGGCATTGcataaattttatgaattaaattcaatatttttattattttttttttctttgtgttGTTTTTTTAGTGAAAATGGCAAAAACTAAGGCTTCATCAAAAAAGCAGCAAAAGCGTGGCGTCGATTTCAAGGTGATTGCTAGCAACACTCTACCATTCCTGTTTTATGTATTGAATTTTATGCCTTTTATCAATAGATTTCTTTTAttgtttagatagctatagagattatagttaaaattg comes from the Hevea brasiliensis isolate MT/VB/25A 57/8 chromosome 5, ASM3005281v1, whole genome shotgun sequence genome and includes:
- the LOC110637238 gene encoding nudix hydrolase 26, chloroplastic-like isoform X3; translation: MVNELPRNPQYYRFSGRSCPSKLGKFAGVPLLTWKNKSSKVSTSLSLTALSMETPPQGYRKSVRICLVNASKKGGADEWEDLRFAAMRELREETGVTSAEFLAEVPD
- the LOC110637238 gene encoding nudix hydrolase 26, chloroplastic-like isoform X2 — encoded protein: MVNELPRNPQYYRFSGRSCPSKLGKFAGVPLLTWKNKSSKVSTSLSLTALSMETPPQGYRKSVRICLVNASKKGGADEWEDLRFAAMRELREETGVTSAEFLAEELGGISVGTFPLMF
- the LOC110637238 gene encoding nudix hydrolase 26, chloroplastic-like isoform X1; this encodes MVNELPRNPQYYRFSGRSCPSKLGKFAGVPLLTWKNKSSKVSTSLSLTALSMETPPQGYRKSVRICLVNASKKGGADEWEDLRFAAMRELREETGVTSAEFLAELHGIQLSTALGLYTMNDAVPV